Within Deltaproteobacteria bacterium, the genomic segment AAGCCTCGCTTGGCTATCCCATCGCCTGGGGAGCGCGGCGGCAGATCTCCTCAGAACCAAGAGGGGGAAAACCCGACAGGCCGCGGCCCGGCGCTTGCCGCTGCACATGCGACCCCGGGCCCGCGGGGGGACCGGCTCTGCGAACCCCAGTTCACAGCCCGGGCAGGCAGCTGCCAACTCTTTGAGCGGCGGAGGCGGTGCCCCTGGCGCCGCACCGCAAAAAATCGAGGAAACCCGAGCCCCGGGGCCATCGCAACCTCGTCGCCGCGCCTGGCATCCAACTTGCGAAAGCTCACGACGGAGACTACGGCAATGCCACCGAACGTCACGCTGCTCGATCTCGTGAACGCCGTCGCCCGGCACGCCCGCTCGGAGGCCGAGATCATGGCCACGGTCGTCTACCTCGTGAACCGCGGCCATGTACGCCTGTGCGGGACCTTCAAAGGGACGCGTTTCGGGACGCGCTTCGAGCTGGAAGCCCTCGCGGTGGCATGATCGCGGAAGGAGATAGACCATGTCATTCGTTCCAGGAACACGCTGCCGCTCGACACGCACGATCGTGTATCCGGGCGGAGTCGTTCGCCGGTCCACGCCAGGGACTCTGATCTCGCTGCGCGAGAACCTCGGCCGCGAGCTCTTCACCGTCGACTTCGGCGGCCAGAAGCTGATCCTCTTCGCCCACGAGATTGAACCCGTGAGCGAGGAGCTGGCGGCATAGCCGGGGACCCGCCGCCGCCGGGCTACGAGCTCGTGCCGCGCTCTGCCACGTACGCCGGCTCGACTGCCGGGGGCGCGACCTTGGTCGGCATCGCCACCGTCGCCTCGACCCCGGCCTCCGGCGCGTGCATGCGTGGAGCGAGGCGCCCGAGCGCCAGGTAGAGCGGCGCGGCGAGCGCGAAGAGCGCCGCTCCGATCGCCCACGCCGTCGGGATCCCGAGGTCGCGCGCGACGAGACCGAGAATCACGAGCCCCGAGGCCCCGCCCAGGGTGAAGAAGGTCGAGCGCACCGAGAGCACGGTCGCGCGCTCGGCAGCTGCGACGTGCTCGTTGGTCCATGCGAGCAGCACCGGGTCGCTCAGCCCGAAGGCGATCTCCTGGAGAACGAGGCCGGCGACCATGGGCGCCGCGGTGACGGCCGTGGCCGCGACGGCCACGGTGGCGCCGCGCCACAGAGCGGCGGCCGCGAGCACCGTCTCGCGCGCGAATCGCCGGAGGAGGCGCGGCAGGATCGCATTGCCGGCGAGGGCCGTGAGGCTCAGGAGCGCGACGATCCAGCCCATCCGCCAGAGCCCCTTGCCGACGAGAGCCTCGAGGCGCGGCTGCCAGAGGATGTGAAGCGGGAAGCTCGCGAACGCCCCGATCCCGGTGAGCGTGCACAGCAGGATCAGCACCGGCGCGGCGCGCACGACGGCGAGGCCGTCGAGCGCGGTGCGCCCGAGGGAGCGTGGGACCGCCCGCGCGCGCGTCTCCCGCATCGACGCGGCGGCGAACGCCGCGGTCACGACGAACAGCGCACTACACACCAGCCAGGGAACCCTCCAGCCGAGCTCGGCGAGATAGCCGCAGGCGACGCCCCCGACGATCATGAACGCCCGCGCCACGACCTGCCCGCGAGCGAACAGCCTGTCCGTCGGGCGCGCGTCGCCCTCGGCCCGCACCCCATCGACCGCCCAGGCCTCGAGCGCACCGCTCGCGAGCGTCGTGCCCACGGCGTCGATGACCTCGGCCACGAGACAGTCGGCAAAGTCGCGCGCGAACGCGTAGAGCGCATAGGCGGTCATGCGCACCATGCACGCGGCGAGGAACGACCGTTTGCGCCCGAAGCGGTCGGCGAAGGCGCCCGTCGGCACCTCGAACACGAACACCGTGGTCAGGTAGGTGGCGAGCACCGCGTTCATCTGGAGGAGGTCGAGACCGCGGCTCAGGAGGAACAGCGGGTAGATCGGCGCGATGAAGAACTGCGCGAGCGTGTAGAGCCCGGAGACGACGTAGTACGTGCGCTCGGTGCGGGTCATGGGCGCAGGCGCCGTTCTAGCCGCGCCCTGGCGGCCGCTCAAACCACGCACCTCCACGCTCGTCGCGCGGGTCAGCTCGTGCCGGCGTGCGCGGCGAGGTAGTCGAGGAGCTCACGCTCCTCGTGCGCGCTGAGCCACGGGAGACGCCGCTGGGCGAACAGGCCGTGCATGCGCTCGATCTGCGCCTGCCACATCGGGAACGTCATGCTGCCCGGCGCGTAGAGCCGATGGCAGCCACCGCACCGCGCGCGCAAGACGGCCGCCCCCGGCGCGTCGGGATCGGGGAGGGCCGGCCCGCAGCCGAGGGCGGCCGCCAAAGCGAAGAGCGCGGCCCTCAGAACGCCTCGCGGCAGTACGCCACCTGACCCGGCGCCTCGGCCACGCCGACCTCCAGCGACACGAAGGCCCGGCCGCCCGCTTCCGCGCGCAGCGCGTCGCGCAGCCGCCCGAGGAGGTAGGCCGCGAGCTCCTCCGCGGAGCTGTGTGCGATCGGCAGCAGCCGCACGTCGCTCTCGGGGAAGCAGAAGCGCTCGCCGCCGCTGGTGATCACCTCGACGGCGCCCTCGGTCCGCACCGCGGTCAGGCAGTCGCTCTCGAGCGGGAGCAGCACGCGCTCGTCGAGCTCGCGGCAGAGCTCGTGCGCCACCCGCTTCACCAGCCCGAAGTCCAGCACGTAGCCCTCCGGACCGAGCTCCGCCTCGACGCGGACCGAGACCTGGTAGTTGTGGCCATGGAGCGGCTCGCGGAAGCCGGGGTAGGCGATGAAGTGGGCTGCCGAGAACTTGAGGTAGTCCTTCGCGACCACCACGCTGTAGCGCTGCGGCGCGGCCATTGAGGAAACTGTAGCAGGCCGACAGCGTGGTCGGTCAACTGGCCGCCGCGGAACGGCGAGCGCGTGCCGCGCGGCGAGCGAGCCGGAGCGCGACCAGGCCCGCCATGGGTGCCAGGAGGATCCACGTCGTCAGCCAGATCGGCGCGCCCCCGACGGCCGCGCCTACGTACGTGAAGCTGCCGACCTTCGGGAGCTCTCCGAGGGCGGTCGCGAGCATGAACCAGTGGAACTGGAGCCGGACGAGCCCGCAGCCGTAGCTGACCGCGTCGAAGAAAGGCGGCAGGAGCACGCGCAGCGACAGGACGGTGAGGAAGGTCGTGCCGGACCGGGTGCTGACGTACTCGTCGACCGCGGCGAGGCGCTGCGTGCGGACGAACCGTTCGGCGAAGGGACGCCCGAGCGCGCGTGCCAGGCCGAAGCAGGCGCTCGCCCCCAGGAGCAGCCCGACCCAGCCGATGCCGAAGCCGACCCATGGTCCGTAGACGTAACCCGCCGCCATCAGCAGCGGCGGCGACGGCAGCGGCGCCACCACGGCCTGCGCGACGAGGAGTGCGATCAGTGTCAACGGACCGAGCGCGCCCGACGCACGCACCCGGTCGGCGATCCGCGCGGCGTCGAGGTGCGTGAGGTCGACGGAAACCCCCGCGACCGTCAGGACGACGGCCGCCCCGGCGAGGGCGACGAGCGCGGCAATCCTCGGCGCCGAGGTCGCCATGCCGGGCGCCTATACGATGGCGGGACGAAGCCGAGCAACATGCCATGCAGCGGCGATCGTCAATCAGGCGGCGACGGCCCCGAACTCTTCGAGGGCGAAGCGGGCGCCGCGGAAGTTTCCCGCCAGGCGGACCTTGCCCGAGTTCACCAGGTAGACGACGGTGGCGATCACCTCCGCTTCGGTGCGCGCGAAGTCGGAGATCGCCGTCACGAGATCCAGCAGGGTGACATGCTTTGCCATCGCGTTCCCTCCTCGGCTTCCCGTTGGAGCAATCCCGATGCCAGCAGCGGCGCGCCGCCGGAGCTGGGTCCGGTGCCAAGCGCGCTTATCGGCCTGCTAACTCCGTTGCTACGTGGCGGGCGCCGCCGCTCTGCCGCGCGACAGCACCGGCACGGGCCGCGCCCGCGACGCCACCGCCTCGAGGGCGCGATCCGCCGCCGCACGGCCGGACAGGACGGCGCTCTCGATCGTCGCCGGCAGGCCGGTCTGGATCCAGTCCCCCGCGAGGAAGAGGTTCGGGAGGGGTGTCTCGACGCCCGGTCTCGCGGCGTCGGCAGCCGGCGTGAGCGAGAGCGTGGCGTGCCGCTCGCGGATGACGAGCGTGCGCCGCACGCGGGCTGCCTGCACGGCCGGCAGGACGGCGGCCGCGTCGGCCAGGACCTCGGCAGCGATCTCGTCGTCGCCGGCGTCGTCCCAGAACCGCGCGCCGCTCGTGACGCTCGCCAAACGGTGGCCGCCGCCGGCCGCCGGACCGCAGTCGAACAGCCACTGCGCGCGGCCGCCGAGGAGCCCGAGGAAGGGCGCGCCCCAGGCGACGGGGCGGTCGAGCCAGAGGTGCACGCTGACGATCGGCGAGGTCCCGACGGCGGCGAGGGAGCGGAAGGGATGCGCGTCGCGGAGCGGCGCCGGGACCAGCCGGAGCAGCGCCGCCACCGGAACGGCGAGCACGACGGCGTCCGCCTCGACGCGCCTCCCGTCGCGCAGGACGAGCGCCTCGACGCCGTCCCGGCCGAGCGCCAGCGTCGCCGCGGCGGCACCGGTCACCACCGTGCCGCCCGCCTGCTCGAGGGTTCGCCGCGCGTCGGTCGTGTACAGCTCCGAGAGCGGCACACGCGCGAGCGCGAAGCGCGCGGCGCGGGCGCCCGCGAAGAAGGCCTTGCGGAGGACCGCGGCGAACGGCGCCGCCGCCGCCACCTCGGGCGTCTCGTTGAGCGTCGCGATCGCCAGCGGGTGCCAGAATCGCGCGCATGCGGCGCCCCGCTGCCCGACCCTCGCCAGGGCCGCAGCCACCGTGGTGCCGGCGAGCGACGCCGGCGCGCGGGCGGCCAGCCGGACCGCCCCCACGAGCAGCCGCACCCGGTCGCCCGGGGCGAGCAGCCGATAGCGGAGCAGCGCCGCGGGGGCCTGGAGCGGGCCGGGCAGCGGCGGAGCGGCGACGGCGCCGAGGCCGAGCGCCGGATCGGCGAGCGCGACGTGCAGGCGCCGCTGGAAGGCGAGCTTCGATCCGGCGCCGATCTCGGCGAGGAAGTCGAGCGCCGCCGCGTAGGCGCCCATGAGCGCGTGCGGCCCGTTGTCGACCACGTCGCCGGTGGCGGGATCGGTGAAGGAGTAGGCGCGGCCGCCGAGGAACGGCCGGCGCTCGAGCAGGGTCACGCGCGCGCCGCCACGGGCGAGGCGCACGGCCGCCGCGAGGCCCGCGAAGCCGCCGCCCACCACCGCGACGTGCGGCGGCCCGGCGCTCATCCCGTCAGCCGGTAGAGGAAGCTCAGATGCGGGCGCGCCCAGGCCGCCATGGCGAGGGCCGCCTTCTCCGGCCGCGTGAGCCGCACCTTCGGCCCGAAGACGTCATAGTGCCGGAACATCACCCGGCGCAGCAGCTGCTCGTAGATGAGACGCATCGCCTCGGCAGGCGCGAGCGCCGGCCGGTCCTCCTCCGCGAGCAGGAAGCGCGCGCGGCCGTAGTGCTCACCGGCGCGCGCACACTCGAACGCCATCACACCCTGAAACGCCTCGGTGCACCGTCCCGCGAGCACGTCGTCCTCCCGGCAGTCGAAGCGCCGGAGGTCCTCGCGCGGCAGGTAGATGCGGCCGCGGCGCGCGTCCTCGGCCACGTCGCGCAGGATGTTGGTCAGCTGGAAGGCAAGCCCGAGGTGCACGGCGTACTGGCGCGCCGAGGGGTTCTGGTAGCCGAAGATCTCGATCGCGATGAGACCCACCGAGCTGGCCACCCGATGGCAGTACTCGGCGAGGTCCCCCTCCCACGTCTCGTAGCGGTCCCGCCGCAGGTCCGTCTCGACGCCCGTGATGACGGCCTCGAAGTGCTCGCGCGCGATGGCGAAGCGCTCGACCGTGTCGGCCAGCGCGACGCCGATCGGGTGGCGCGGCCGGCCCGCGTAGACGGCGTCGAGCTCCGCGCGCCAGCGCGCGAGGAGCCGCGCCGGATCGGGCGTGCCGCCGGGCTCGTCCGCGATGTCGTCGGCCGCGCGGCAGAACGCGTAGACGGCGCACAGCGAGCGGCGGCGCTCCGGCGTGAGCAGCCGGAAGCCCCAGTAGAAGTTCGACGCGGCACGGCGCGTGCGGGCGGCACAGTACTCGTATGCCGCGCCGAGCGGGGTGGTGGCGACGGCGGCCGTGCTCATCGCCAGAGCCCTCGCACGACGAGCCGCAGCAGGTCGCCGCGCCCGAGCGTCGGCCGGCGCGCGAAGACGTCGTAGCCGGCGGCCTCGATGCGGGCGAGGATGGCGAGGCCGCCGCGGGCGAAGATGCGGACCTCGTGCCGGAGCCGCCGCCCGACCATGTCGGCGAGCGGCAGGCCGCGCTCGAACAGCGCGCGGGTACGGGGGACCTCGAACGCGAGCAGGTCGCGGAAGCCCGCGTTCACGCGGCGCGTGGCGAGCGCCTCGTGGCTCCCGGGGCAGCGCGCGAGATCCTCCTCCGGCAGGTAGACGCGGCCGCGGTCGAGGTCGCCCGCCACGTCCTGCCAGAAGTTGGTCAGCTGGAGCGCCGTGCAGATGTCGTCGGCGCGGCTCTGGCGCGCGGCGTCGCGATGGCCGAAGAGCGCGAGCACGAGCCGCCCGACGGGATTGGCCGAGCAGCGGCAGTAGCCGAGCAGGTCGGCGAAGGTGGCGAAGCGACGGGTCTCGCCGGCGGCGTCGCGACGGAACGCCTCGAGGAGGTCGCGGAAGGGCTCGAGCGGCAGCGCGCGTGCGGCGATGGTGTGGCCGAGCGCCAGGAAGACGGGATCGCCGGCGGCGCCCGGGTCGCGCGCGCAGGCGAGGAGCTTCGCTTCCCACGCCTGCAACCGCTCGAGCCTGCCCGTCGCCTCCCCCTCGTCGGCGATGTCGTCCGCGCCCCGCGCAAAGGCGTATACCGCCGCGAGGTCCTGGCGCAGCCGCCGCGGCAGCAGCCAGGAGCCGATCGTGAAGTTCTCGTAGTGCGTGCGCGCGACGCGGGCGCAGTGCGCGTAGGCGGCCGCCACCTCGACGCCGCCGGGCTCGCGGCTCCGTTCCGCCGGCACCGCGCTCATGCCGTCATCCTTCGCCCCTGGCCGCCAGCCGGGCGCGGTACTGGCCGAGCGCCATCAGCGGGAAGTAGTGACGGTAGAGGTGGTAGCGGAGGTAGAAGTGGCGCGGGAAGCCCGTGCCGGTGAAGAGACGCTCCTGCCACGTGCCGTCCGGGCCCTGCGTGCGGACGAGCCAGTCGACGCCACGCTCGACGGCGGGGCTCGACGGGCCATCGGCGGCGAGCAGGCCGAGGAGAGCCCACGCGGTCTGCGACGGCGTGCTCTCGCCCTTCCCCGCGAGCGATTCGTCGTCGTACGAGGCCACCGTCTCGCCCCAGCCGCCGTCGGGGTTCTGGTGGGTGGCGAGCCACTCGACGGCGCGCCGCACGTAAGGCGCCCGCATGTCCTCGCCGATCCGCTCGAGCCCGGCGAGCGCGCCCCAGGTCCCATAGATGAAGTTGACGCCCCACCGCCCCCACCAGCTCCCATCGCTGCGCTGCGTGCGGCGCAGGAACTCGACCGCCCGCCGGGCCCGCCCGAAGTCGAGCCGGTAGCCGATGGTCCCCATCAGGTGCAGCACGCGTCCGGTCACGTCCTCGGTCGGCGGGTCGATCATCGCCTCCATGTCGGCGAACGGGATCCGGTTGAGGAACGCGGCCGTGTTGTCGGTGTCGAAGGCGGCCCAGCCGCCGGTGCGGCTCTGCATGCCGAGGGTCCAGTTGAGCCCGTAGGCGATCGCCCGCCGCCCGGCCGCCGTCTCGGCGGCGGGGAGCGCGTCGAGCACCGTCAGGATCACGGCCGAGTCGTCGACGTCGGGGTACCAGTCGTTGGCGAACTCGAACGCCCATCCGCCCGGCTCGAGCGTCGGGTTGAGCACCGCCCAGTCGCCGGGGCGGAAGATCTGGTTCGCGACGAGCCACTCGGCGGCGCGGCCGAGCGCGGGGTGCGCGGGGTCGAGGCCGGCATCGAGCAGCGCCCTGGCCGCCAAAGCCGTGTCCCAGTTGGGCGACACGCAGGGCTGGTACATGAGCGTGCCCTCGCACTCGACCAGGAAGTCCTCCACGCCCTGGATGCCGCTCATCATCGCCGGATGATCGGCCGCGAAGCCGACGGCGTGGAGCGCGAGCACGGAGTTCACCATCGCGGGCTGGATGCCGCCCCACTGGCCGTTGGTGTCCTGGTGGCGCAGGAGCCACTCGATCGCGCGCGCCACGGCGCGGCGGCGCAGCCCGCGCCAGGAGAGGGGAGCGAGCGTCTTCAGCGCGCGGTCGACGGCGAGGAAGAAGTTGCGCGTCGTGACCAGCTCGGGCGAGCGCGCGAAGGCCAGGTCGTCGCGCGTCGGCGCCCGCAGCCAGAGCTCGGCCACGGCCGCCTCCGCCGGGAGCCGCACCGACGGGCGGTGCGCCAGGAGGAGCGTGAGCGGCACCACCGTCCCGCGCGCCCAGCTCGACATCGCGTAGATGTTGAGCGGGAACCAGGGCGGCAGCAGGACGAGCTCGACGGGCATGGAGGGCACGCCGGCCCACGGGAACTGGCCGAAGTAGGCGAGCCAGATGCGCGTGAAGACCCCGGCGCGGGCGAGCCCGCCACGGCCGAGGATGAAGTCGCGGGCGCGGACGAGCGCCGGCTCCGTCGCGCTCATCCCGGTCAGCTTGAGGGCGAAATACGCCTCGATCGTGGTGGACGGGCCGCCAGGCCCGTTGTGATAAATCGGCCAGCTCCCGTCCGCCTGCTGGAGCGCCAGCAGCCGCTCCGCCAGGCGCCGCTCGACGTCGGGCCGCTCGCGGCCGAGCAGGCGATTGAAGAAGACGTACTCGGCCTCCATGGTGGCGTTCGCCTCGAGCGGCGCATGCCAGTAGCCGCGCGCGTGCTGCGTGGCGAAGAGATACTGGCTGGCGCGCGTGATCGCTTGCGCCACGCGGGCAGCGAGGCCCTCCCCCGCCGTGCCGCCCACCAGTGTCAGCCGTCCCTCCGACGCGCTCATCTATTAATATCCTTCGCTCGCGCTCACGGCCGCTGCCTCCGTCGCCGCGCCGACGTGCGCGACGATCGTCTGCGTGCCGTCGGCGCCGAGCGCCGCGGCCAGCCGCTCGGGCGCGCGGGCGAGCGCGATCACCGCGCCGCCCGCCCCGCCACCCGTCAGCTTCGCGCCGAGGGCGCCCGACGCCCGCGCCCGGGCAACGAGCGCCTCGACCTCGGGCGCCGACACGCCGAGCGCCTCGAGCAGCGCCTGGTTGCGGTCGAAGGCGCGGCCGAGGGCGGCGAGGTCGCCCGCCTCGGCGGCGCGCGCGCCGTCCTCCACCGTGGTCGCCACCGCGTCGAACAGCGCCTCGTGCCGCGCCGGCTCGGCTTCCCAGCGCGCGCGCAGCCCCATGACCGCGGCGCCGGTGCTGCGCGGCCGCGCGCCGAAGGCGATCACCAGCGGCAGCGGCACGGCGGGCCGCACCGGTGCGATCACCGCCGGCGTCCCGCGCACGAACCGGAAGCAGCCGCCGAGGGCGGCCGCGGCCGGGTCGATGCCCGAGGGGTGACCGTGGAAGATCGCCTCGAGGCGCGTGGCGATGGCGACCTCCTCGTCGCGCACGAGCCGCCGCCCCGCGGCGGCCGCGAGGGCGCGCAGGACGGCCACGGCCAGCGCCGCCGAGCTGCCGACCCCGACGCCCGCCGGCAGCTCCGAGCGGACCCGGACGACGACGTCCCGCGGCTCGAGTCCGACCGCGGCTGCGGCCTCGGCGACGAGCCGCGCGGACCGCGGGTCGTCCGTGTACCCGTCGCTCTCGAGCCGTGCCGGCCCGTGGCCGGCCACGGCCTCCGCCTCGAGCCCGAGCGGCAGCCCGGCCGCTAGCGCCGGACGACCGTAGACCACGGCGTGCTCCCCGAGGAGGATGACCTTGCCCGCGGCGCGTCCGCGAGCGGGCAGCCTCACGAGCGCGGCTCCAGCGCGCGCAGCAGCTCGCGCGCGCGGTCGAT encodes:
- a CDS encoding MFS transporter, whose amino-acid sequence is MTRTERTYYVVSGLYTLAQFFIAPIYPLFLLSRGLDLLQMNAVLATYLTTVFVFEVPTGAFADRFGRKRSFLAACMVRMTAYALYAFARDFADCLVAEVIDAVGTTLASGALEAWAVDGVRAEGDARPTDRLFARGQVVARAFMIVGGVACGYLAELGWRVPWLVCSALFVVTAAFAAASMRETRARAVPRSLGRTALDGLAVVRAAPVLILLCTLTGIGAFASFPLHILWQPRLEALVGKGLWRMGWIVALLSLTALAGNAILPRLLRRFARETVLAAAALWRGATVAVAATAVTAAPMVAGLVLQEIAFGLSDPVLLAWTNEHVAAAERATVLSVRSTFFTLGGASGLVILGLVARDLGIPTAWAIGAALFALAAPLYLALGRLAPRMHAPEAGVEATVAMPTKVAPPAVEPAYVAERGTSS
- a CDS encoding 6-pyruvoyl tetrahydropterin synthase → MAAPQRYSVVVAKDYLKFSAAHFIAYPGFREPLHGHNYQVSVRVEAELGPEGYVLDFGLVKRVAHELCRELDERVLLPLESDCLTAVRTEGAVEVITSGGERFCFPESDVRLLPIAHSSAEELAAYLLGRLRDALRAEAGGRAFVSLEVGVAEAPGQVAYCREAF
- a CDS encoding TVP38/TMEM64 family protein; this encodes MATSAPRIAALVALAGAAVVLTVAGVSVDLTHLDAARIADRVRASGALGPLTLIALLVAQAVVAPLPSPPLLMAAGYVYGPWVGFGIGWVGLLLGASACFGLARALGRPFAERFVRTQRLAAVDEYVSTRSGTTFLTVLSLRVLLPPFFDAVSYGCGLVRLQFHWFMLATALGELPKVGSFTYVGAAVGGAPIWLTTWILLAPMAGLVALRLARRAARARRSAAAS
- a CDS encoding FAD-dependent oxidoreductase translates to MSAGPPHVAVVGGGFAGLAAAVRLARGGARVTLLERRPFLGGRAYSFTDPATGDVVDNGPHALMGAYAAALDFLAEIGAGSKLAFQRRLHVALADPALGLGAVAAPPLPGPLQAPAALLRYRLLAPGDRVRLLVGAVRLAARAPASLAGTTVAAALARVGQRGAACARFWHPLAIATLNETPEVAAAAPFAAVLRKAFFAGARAARFALARVPLSELYTTDARRTLEQAGGTVVTGAAAATLALGRDGVEALVLRDGRRVEADAVVLAVPVAALLRLVPAPLRDAHPFRSLAAVGTSPIVSVHLWLDRPVAWGAPFLGLLGGRAQWLFDCGPAAGGGHRLASVTSGARFWDDAGDDEIAAEVLADAAAVLPAVQAARVRRTLVIRERHATLSLTPAADAARPGVETPLPNLFLAGDWIQTGLPATIESAVLSGRAAADRALEAVASRARPVPVLSRGRAAAPAT
- the hpnD gene encoding presqualene diphosphate synthase HpnD (HpnD is found regularly in a locus responsible for the biosynthesis of squalene from farnesyl diphosphate, and is now recognized to function as a presqualene diphosphate synthase (EC 2.5.1.103).), coding for MSTAAVATTPLGAAYEYCAARTRRAASNFYWGFRLLTPERRRSLCAVYAFCRAADDIADEPGGTPDPARLLARWRAELDAVYAGRPRHPIGVALADTVERFAIAREHFEAVITGVETDLRRDRYETWEGDLAEYCHRVASSVGLIAIEIFGYQNPSARQYAVHLGLAFQLTNILRDVAEDARRGRIYLPREDLRRFDCREDDVLAGRCTEAFQGVMAFECARAGEHYGRARFLLAEEDRPALAPAEAMRLIYEQLLRRVMFRHYDVFGPKVRLTRPEKAALAMAAWARPHLSFLYRLTG
- the hpnC gene encoding squalene synthase HpnC, with the translated sequence MSAVPAERSREPGGVEVAAAYAHCARVARTHYENFTIGSWLLPRRLRQDLAAVYAFARGADDIADEGEATGRLERLQAWEAKLLACARDPGAAGDPVFLALGHTIAARALPLEPFRDLLEAFRRDAAGETRRFATFADLLGYCRCSANPVGRLVLALFGHRDAARQSRADDICTALQLTNFWQDVAGDLDRGRVYLPEEDLARCPGSHEALATRRVNAGFRDLLAFEVPRTRALFERGLPLADMVGRRLRHEVRIFARGGLAILARIEAAGYDVFARRPTLGRGDLLRLVVRGLWR
- the shc gene encoding squalene--hopene cyclase; translated protein: MSASEGRLTLVGGTAGEGLAARVAQAITRASQYLFATQHARGYWHAPLEANATMEAEYVFFNRLLGRERPDVERRLAERLLALQQADGSWPIYHNGPGGPSTTIEAYFALKLTGMSATEPALVRARDFILGRGGLARAGVFTRIWLAYFGQFPWAGVPSMPVELVLLPPWFPLNIYAMSSWARGTVVPLTLLLAHRPSVRLPAEAAVAELWLRAPTRDDLAFARSPELVTTRNFFLAVDRALKTLAPLSWRGLRRRAVARAIEWLLRHQDTNGQWGGIQPAMVNSVLALHAVGFAADHPAMMSGIQGVEDFLVECEGTLMYQPCVSPNWDTALAARALLDAGLDPAHPALGRAAEWLVANQIFRPGDWAVLNPTLEPGGWAFEFANDWYPDVDDSAVILTVLDALPAAETAAGRRAIAYGLNWTLGMQSRTGGWAAFDTDNTAAFLNRIPFADMEAMIDPPTEDVTGRVLHLMGTIGYRLDFGRARRAVEFLRRTQRSDGSWWGRWGVNFIYGTWGALAGLERIGEDMRAPYVRRAVEWLATHQNPDGGWGETVASYDDESLAGKGESTPSQTAWALLGLLAADGPSSPAVERGVDWLVRTQGPDGTWQERLFTGTGFPRHFYLRYHLYRHYFPLMALGQYRARLAARGEG
- the mvk gene encoding mevalonate kinase; translated protein: MRLPARGRAAGKVILLGEHAVVYGRPALAAGLPLGLEAEAVAGHGPARLESDGYTDDPRSARLVAEAAAAVGLEPRDVVVRVRSELPAGVGVGSSAALAVAVLRALAAAAGRRLVRDEEVAIATRLEAIFHGHPSGIDPAAAALGGCFRFVRGTPAVIAPVRPAVPLPLVIAFGARPRSTGAAVMGLRARWEAEPARHEALFDAVATTVEDGARAAEAGDLAALGRAFDRNQALLEALGVSAPEVEALVARARASGALGAKLTGGGAGGAVIALARAPERLAAALGADGTQTIVAHVGAATEAAAVSASEGY